Within the Gigantopelta aegis isolate Gae_Host chromosome 8, Gae_host_genome, whole genome shotgun sequence genome, the region atatatatacagtgaaacccctcaataccggacatccatgggaccaagtaaaatgtccggttttcagaggtgtccggttttcaggggtctgcctggacggaaataccttccgttctccataaaatagggaaagtgttaaagtgttttttaaaacagaacAACAAGAATATGTTGAAAAATGGGGCATTTATGagcatttagaaaaataaaaacatccatgggagtaatattgaataaaaaatacattaaaaagtcCACAAATTGTCAATCAATCGATAAATCAGCCTACGTTGAGAAACGTATCCATCGATGTCTGTTGTCTTTCACATCTGTGTTTAACAATGGTTGCCTGCGTTAAACTTTCTAATTCCTGTACATGCAATAGGAAACGTTCATCTTTCTGTATTGCAAAGTCCTTTTAAAATCTGAAGCATGTTCAACACGTCAGGATAGCTGAGATCGTTTCCCGGAACAGATACATCTTGTTCGGATTCGTTGTCGCTTCCATCATTGGGTATTTCGTCCCCACGGAAGTTGGCCACTAGTTCTCTCTCCCACTCGTTTGTGCAGTCTTCAATCGGCACGTCATCGTCGAAGCTGGTCAAGATGTCGGTGTCCACATCGGCAGTGACGAGTTCGCGTGCTAGTCGTGATAACGGAatgtcgtcgtcgtcatcgtctTCAAGCACCGATTCGTCGGTCGGCGAGAAACCAGCGACGGAGAAACACTTGCTGATCATATTCGGCTTCATTTCGTTCCAAGCCTGTGAAATCCAGTGAATAGCGTCCAGCAGTGTCAGCTGTTTACACAGGTCAGATGCATTCCCGACAACGTCAATCCTCGTCACAAGATAACGGAGCATGTGTCGGCGGTACCTGGCTTTAAAGGCGCGAATAATCCCCTGGTCAAGAGGCTGAAGGTGTGAAGTTGTGTTCGCGGGTAGATATTTCAAAGTAACATTGCTAAGTTCAAGGTTTGGCCCATGTGACGTCGCATTGTCTAACAGCATGATTATTTTCCGTTTCTGTTGTCTCATGATTTTATTAACACTTGTTATCCATCCCGTGAATAATGCGATGGTCATCCACGCCTTTTTGTTGGCAACATAGGTAACATGTATATCTACGTTTACATTCTTGAAGCATCGAGGTTTCTGTGATTTTCCAATAACCAGCGCCTTCAATTTCTCTCCCGTTGCACTACAAGCAAACATAACAGTCACTCGTTCTTTAGACGATTCGCCCTTCACCGAGAGGGTTTTGGTGGGTAGAGCGCGGAAATACAGGCCTGTTTCATCACTGTTAAACACGTCTTTTGGTGCGTAGCCGCTAACAACATCCGGGATTCTGGCTTTGTAGTCTTCCACCACCGCCACGTCCACTCCAGCACTCTCACCACTGACCTGGAAACATTTCACAGAATACCTGCACTTCCACCTGTCCAGCCAGCCATTCGAGCCCTTGAAATCTGCAACTGCAAGTTCCTTGGCAAATTCACTGGCCTTCTCTTGGATGATGGGACCAGAAATCGGGATGTTTTTAGCGTGAGCTTGACAGAACCACTGCCATACCAGTTCATTGAGCTTATCAAATTTACATGCGTTATTAAACCGCCGTTTATTCCCGCTAATATTCTTTTCAAACTCTGCCTTATAAACCTCTCGTTTTTTGATGATATCTCCAACTGTTGATTTGCCAATACTAAACTTTTCACTCAAAGATCTTAACGTTGGTTTAGGTACACTTtcgaaacttttaattattttgagtttATCATCGAGCGAGAGTTCAACACGGCGACGTTTAGTTGGACGTTCCGTCATGTTGAAAATCgacatgaaaatgaaacactactAACATCTATTCGACTACACAAAGCCAACATATACTTTTGCTTACTCTTTATTTCGCTaaacaaacgtttaaaaaaaacccaacacattcacacaatagGAAGGCAGCAAATTAAATTCCCTGTTATTTGTGTCAATCTTTGAAGGAAATCATGAGACATGTTTGTGAAGGATCACATTTAAGACCTTAAAACACACTCGTAACTTAATAAAGACATCTAACCCAAACCCAAGCTCCGCTAATGTTAACCATAATTACAACACATCATGTGTTTTACAGTAGTTAACTCCATACCAAAGCTTGCGATCagtccttttaattgtttattgtcaagttgctaatcttgcctgctgagcggtacctgtactgtatgcagcggtgattacactgataacagcgatctcgagcatgcgcatattgcactagccatcggtgttcacagacaggtgggcgccatattgattggtatcggtttgatcgtccggttttcaggggtaggatttacactaagttgacacattgggaccgaattgtttgtccggtgttcagtttagaggggtttccggtttagaggggtaaaatatagtgttaaaagatgtgtaaATCACGGGACCGCGGAAagcgtccggttttgaggggattccggtttagagggggtctggtgttgaggggtttcactgtatatatatatatatttctagtatatatactgtaaaacgggtattaTTTGCAAATTTTTGGAACAGACATTCTTACTGGTATTATTAAgctgtaaataaacatttagaaattagtATAATGAGTCATTTTtaattgaccaatcaaaataaGGGACACAAATGGTTTTGTAAACTTCCAGAAAAATGTCATCGAcaagtgacaaaaacaaaagaggtgAGACGTTTTTAACAAccggtgtttaaacattaaaacaagattaCTAGTACAAGTGTTAGTCTTTATTTCATACTTTCTGGAGAGTTAATTgaaccacatcctggattaatttcattaattgtacACACAGTGTGGTCGCCGCTGGACATGTGGCTGCAGCACTTAGCGGAGTCGCTCAGAAACTAAGAAAGGGATAATATATCACGTATACCTCTGTTAATGTTATGTACCAAAGTATAGTTTTGTACgtgttagtaatttaaaaaaaaaagaaaaaaaaaagataaaacaaaaaccatgacACCGCGAACTGcctgcattttttatattgcgAAAATTTACTGCCGTGAAtaatacccgttttacagtatatatatatactagcggAAAAAAGTAACAGTGTAACCTAAAAAATCAGATAAAATTAACACGGCTCAATATTTTAGCCTGATCTTTTGCACAGTTGACCAGTGAACGCACCACCACACAATCGCTGGGTCAATTCTGTATTGGCACGTGCCGTTTCGCTTCTTGGACATGGGTCTGTTTTTCAAACTTTTTTcgcccaacattttactgctccAGCTGTTGTCAACTTTGCTACTGTTGGGTCATTGTTTGGCAACCGGTGGAACAGAAAAGCATGTTTTTTCAGTTGAAAGTGGTCGTAGAGCAATGCCCAGGCTAAATTAAAATGACCGTCTTCGCGTAATTGGTATGATCCAGGCTGATGTGCTCCATTACGCTGTAGCTATGACATTTGGTGTCAACATAAACACTATTCAGGCTTTGTGGAGACgttttcaacaatttggtaatgtCAGAGACCGACCACGTGCAGGTCGTCCACGCGTGACGTCACGACAGCAGGACAATCATATCCGACTCATGCACCTCAGGAATCACTTCCAAACAGAAAGTCTGACAGCGAGGACCATTCCTGGATTGCGTGCCATCAGCCCCAGAACTGTACGGAATTGATTACGTGAACGGCGTATCCGTCCGCAACGCCGGCTGTCCATCCAGTTTTGATAAGACGCCATCGTGTAGCATGTCAGGCTTGGTGTAGAAGACACTTGCGCTTTAATTGCTGAGACTGGGCGGGTATTCTGTTTATGGACGAGTCCAGGTTTCACTTAGACAGCAGCGACGGCCGTTCAAGAGTCTATCGTCGTGTTGGAGAACGTTTTAGTGACGCCTGTGTTGTGGAGCGACGTGCTTTTGGcggaggcagtgtcatggtttggggtggcaTCACGTTAAATGGGCGAACACCTATTGTGGTCATCGATGGCAATTTGAAAGCCGTATGCTACCGTGACGACATTACCCAGGCTCACGTCATCCCATTTGTGCAAGGACAGCAACGTCACATCATgcttcagcaagacaacgctagACCTCACGTCGCCCGGGTGGTAAGGGATTTCTAGCGCAGCAGAACACCGATGTGTTGCAGTGGCCTGCAGTCTCAACCGATCTTGCACCaatcgagcacgtctgggatAAGATGCAACGTCGTGTACGTGCGCTGCCTAACCAGCCGGTAATGTTGGCAGCGTTGGGTCAGACGTTAGTCCAGATCTGGAACGGCattcttcaacaatttggtaggctCTATGAGGCGACGGTACCAGGCCTGCATCGACGCAAATGGTGGCCATACgcgctattaactttgtgaaATGGTTTTTGACCCCCGTGTCTTTCATCCCCAATACCAGTGAAATGACAgatgctgtgacattttaaatgaattgaagtTTTGCAGATTTGCCTAATAAACAATACTATCTGATCGTTTCATcgttttatgtcttgaaattatgtttttatcaacatgataaccatacacagttacttttttccgctagattatatatattatatatatatatatatatatatatatatatatatatatatatatatatatatatatataaatatatatatatattgcacttttgtcctacgctattactccgagtttcacgcccTTCGACGATCTTCAGATAGCTGATACTGGTGAAAAGATTgcagggtttttatttttatgtagtgcGGTTGCGTGGTTTGAGCTTACTGGTGTGACGGCATTTTGAGATGAGCTCAGTCCTTTTGTTgagattgtttttgtcttttgtttgtagGATGGCGAGCTTTTCCTCAATGCACAGGTTACATTGGCCGGAGTTTCGTTTGTACGTGTTCGACTGCTTGATAATTTGCCAgcttatttcataatttgttcgCTGTTTTTTTAGTTCCCAGACATGTTTAGATAGCTTGGTTTCTTTCGAGTATttttcgtatatatatatagtcgaactttgttaactcgaagttgaaggggacgactaaatagttcgagtttcagggagttcgagttttcgaaattcATACAGCAGACCccaaagtgaaactgcattgtagtattatcatttcgttgatatcgGAAGACATGTTTGCTGCTCCATCCCTGTCCCCAACACAGATGTTAGCACATTCcttctgtgtatatgataaaactaaattaaaatactggatgtcgattagcactaagtacgtttgtttaccaaataaaaaatacacaatataaatagcaaaattattgtaaatcacaaaaatcatttttaaaaaaaccctcgcTAACATAGCgggacataacataacaaatcaaaacactgtatgccaaatagcactaggttatgtatttttgtttctcatataaaacattcacaacagtacaaaataatttatagcTCTCAAATCACAAAGTACAAAGAGCAGAACtatcagaatttttttattgccGGGTCTTTCCCCAGATTGCTCGATGTCTGATGTATCAGTTtctaacataactaaatgactagtaattaattattttgaattcacacttaaatagcaaataataaatttgacatgatttactcgtttaagagaaaaaacaaacaacgttaattgttattacagcagttctttgaagattacaagactatccgtactttgtgtaatgaggcccgctgccgtgtacaaacaccgacaaccaaatgcaggcatgtaggatcatttcgtttcgcatagtcggcgatctattattctgtaattaccgcgtgtatcatcgatagccgagaccagtcggggcactcacgcttggcttgggtgacaattcatttttctttaaagtattaccggtacagttaaaaggctcagtcactccacaaacttcgagttttggaagtgcaatatcccttaatttttttatggtgggaccaaaaaattactttgagagatgttcgaagtttgagtgttcgaagtctgttattactagtttgtatagcagttcggCCGGGACAGCCGTTTCACTTTGAAAAATTGGCGTTTTTgaaagatcgaagtttgagttatcgaaggtcgactgtatatatatatatatatatatgcgtgtatatatatatatatatatatatatatatatatatatatatatatatatagtggactcttgtctaaaccggactggcctcggtggtgtcgtggttaggccatcggtctacaggctggtaggtactgggttcagatcccagtcgagtcatgggatttttaatccagataccgactccaaaccctgagtgagtgctcagcaaggcttaatgggtatgtgtaaaccacttacaccgaccagtgatccataactggttcaacaaaggccatggtttgtgctatcctgccagtgggaagcgcaaataaaagatccgttgctgttaatcggaaagagtagcccatgtagtggtaacagcgggtttcctctcaaaatctgtgtggtccttaaccatatgtctgacgccatataaccgtaaataaaatgtgttgagtgcatcattaaataaaacatttctttctttctttctgtctaaaccggattctgtgtaatccggatctctgtgtaaaccggtccatttctaaagccccgTCCA harbors:
- the LOC121379530 gene encoding tigger transposable element-derived protein 6-like: MTERPTKRRRVELSLDDKLKIIKSFESVPKPTLRSLSEKFSIGKSTVGDIIKKREVYKAEFEKNISGNKRRFNNACKFDKLNELVWQWFCQAHAKNIPISGPIIQEKASEFAKELAVADFKGSNGWLDRWKCRYSVKCFQVSGESAGVDVAVVEDYKARIPDVVSGYAPKDVFNSDETGLYFRALPTKTLSVKGESSKERVTVMFACSATGEKLKALVIGKSQKPRCFKNVNVDIHVTYVANKKAWMTIALFTGWITSVNKIMRQQKRKIIMLLDNATSHGPNLELSNVTLKYLPANTTSHLQPLDQGIIRAFKARYRRHMLRYLVTRIDVVGNASDLCKQLTLLDAIHWISQAWNEMKPNMISKCFSVAGFSPTDESVLEDDDDDDIPLSRLARELVTADVDTDILTSFDDDVPIEDCTNEWERELVANFRGDEIPNDGSDNESEQDVSVPGNDLSYPDVLNMLQILKGLCNTER